From the genome of Deltaproteobacteria bacterium IMCC39524:
CCGGTGAGGACAGGGCGTTACTAACCGCGCATTTTTCGGTAAAAGGTAAATTTGGCGATCACTCTGTCAGCGCAATGCCACTCGACACACTGACTGAGCCGACCATTGGCTTACTAAGACGGGCGCTAGGGTTACCCTTCAAACTGCTCGAAGATCCTCAGATCCTCTGGGGAGGAGATGGCACCAGAAACGAACCGGAAGAGAAGTGATTCAGCCCTTCGTTCCGACATGTACAGCGGCAATACCGCCGGTCAGATCGTGGACCTTAACATCGACAAATCCCGCGTCCTGCATCATCGCCTTGAAACTCTCGCGATCAGGAAATTCCATTACAGAATCAGGAAGATACTGGTAGGCGCTGCGCTGGGAGATCAAACCGCCCAAGCATGGCAATACGCGCAGAAAGTAGAAGTGATACACAGCACGGAAGAAGCTGTTGAGAGGGGTCGCAAATTCGAGGATCACCGCCCGGCCACCCGGCTTGAGAACACGGACCATCTCGCTGAGGCCTTTCTGACGATCGACAACATTGCGGATACCAAAGGCGATAGTAATGCCGTCGAAGATCGCGTCCGGATGCGGCATCGATTCGCAGGGTGCATTAACCAGCAGGATTCGATCGCTGTAGGGTGATTCAGCGGCCTTGTCCCGCCCCAGGACCAACATCCCCTGGGTGAAATCGGAGCCGACTATCTTGACCGAAGAATCAGTCTGACGACCGATCTCCAGAGCCACATCCCCGGTACCGGTTGCGATATCCAGAACCATCCCACCTTCAGGCACAGAGAGTTGCCGTACGGCAAAGCGCCGCCAACGCCGGTCGATTCCCAACGACAGGAGCCGATTCAGAAGATCGTAGCGTGGTGCGATCCGATCGAACATGTCGCGGATACCGCGACCTTTATCAGTGAGTTTGGTCATCAGCCTCTTTGCCTCGCCTATGGAAACGCCGGTTATGTAACACGCTGACGGCCTTCATGTCAGTAAAAATGTCCAAACAAAAGTCCCCATCACCAAGATAGATCTCCATGTGACGACGACTCAATCACAAAGTTCGCAAAGATCTTCCATACTGCATCCGGTAACATCCTATAACTAAAAGGATGATACCGCAAAAGGAGTTTGACGCCCTCACCTGCAGCCAGAGTCAAAGGCAAAGGAAAGTGTGCCCAGGTAATAATGACAAGGTTGTACCTTTACCTCTGTCACAAACCGTCCATAATGTGCGACCATCGCAACACGATAAAATTCGAAACCTTCCGGGAGCCTTCGTGACAGATAAAAACCTCCAGTTATTACCCATCGCAAGCCTGATTCTGGCCATGCTTCTCTGGGCCAGCTCTTTTGTCGCCCTCAAGCTTGCCTTCCGTGGCTATCATCCGATGCAGGTTATCTTTGGCAGGATGCTGATTGCCAGCCTTTGTTTTGTAGTTTTCATCCCATCTTTCCGAAAACTCAACTGGCGGCGTCAGGACGTTAAATATCTCTTGACCATGGCTGTCTGCGAGCCCTGCCTTTACTTTCTCTTTGAAGCCAAGGCGTTGGAGCTAACCAGCGCTTCCCAAGCCGGCATAATCACGGCCATGCTGCCGTTGCTCGTCGCAATCCTCGCCTGGGCAACCCTTAAAGAGCAGGTCTCCAGGCAAACCCTGATCGGATTCGGGCTGGCGATTATCGGTGCCTGCTGGCTGGGCCTGACCGGCGAAACAAACCGTAACGCACCCGACCCACTGCTCGGCAATTTCTACGAATTCCTGGCGATGGTTTGCGCAGCAGGCTACACCGTCTCGCTAAAACACTTGACCAACAACTATCCGCCTCTGTTTCTGACAGCTTTCCAAGCCTTTGTCGGTAGCCTCTTTTTCTTTCCCTTCCTTCTGCTCCCCGATGTTGGCTTCCCGGCTCACTGGAGCACTCAACCATTGCTGGCAATCACCTATCTCGGTACTTTTATCACTTTTGGAGCCTACGGTTGTTACAACTATAGTGTCAGTCGTATTCCGGCAAGCCAAGCCGCCGGATTTGTTAACCTGATCCCGGTTTTCAGTGTTCTGCTCGGCATGTTGATCCTTGGCGACACCCTCAACACAACACAATGGTTCGCATGTGGTCTGGTTTTCAGTGGGGTCTGGCTGAGCAACAGGAGAAAAAAGACTCTCCAGCCTCAACCCGAAAGTAAAAGATCTTTATGAGTGGAACGGAAAAACGCTAGAAAGGTGTGCGGGAAAAGTGCCTTTTACTGGCGTCCTGAAGTTTTGCAACAGCTTGAAAAGATTCTTTAAGAAGATCCTGTTCTGTCTTACTCAACAGATGAGGGTCAAGAAAATGTGAGGGTGTTTGACCGGCCTCGATCAGGCCGATCTCATGACGAAGCCGCAAAAAGATCAGAGCTTCAAATGCGGCCCTGATATGTTCTGCCGTTTCCACGGCAAAAACATTTTCGTCGACCAGCTTCTGAAGCCTGTCCATCGTTGAGATCGCCTGAATTCCCCGCTCAAGAGCAAACATCCTGACGCAATCAACGATATAGACACAACCGCCGTACTTGACGGAGAGGTGACCGGCGTTATCGCCGTCCTTCTCCAACTGAAAACGGCCGAGTAGACCGAGTGGCACCTTGTAGCGCAGATCAAGGGTCATCATGTGATAGAGGAACCCCTGGTGAATCTCGATGCCTTTGGTGACAATATCACGCAGATGATGAGCCAATTCCACGTCCCCGAACAATGGTAAAAAATCAAAGAAAATCGATGAAT
Proteins encoded in this window:
- the ubiE gene encoding bifunctional demethylmenaquinone methyltransferase/2-methoxy-6-polyprenyl-1,4-benzoquinol methylase UbiE codes for the protein MTKLTDKGRGIRDMFDRIAPRYDLLNRLLSLGIDRRWRRFAVRQLSVPEGGMVLDIATGTGDVALEIGRQTDSSVKIVGSDFTQGMLVLGRDKAAESPYSDRILLVNAPCESMPHPDAIFDGITIAFGIRNVVDRQKGLSEMVRVLKPGGRAVILEFATPLNSFFRAVYHFYFLRVLPCLGGLISQRSAYQYLPDSVMEFPDRESFKAMMQDAGFVDVKVHDLTGGIAAVHVGTKG
- a CDS encoding DMT family transporter, which gives rise to MTDKNLQLLPIASLILAMLLWASSFVALKLAFRGYHPMQVIFGRMLIASLCFVVFIPSFRKLNWRRQDVKYLLTMAVCEPCLYFLFEAKALELTSASQAGIITAMLPLLVAILAWATLKEQVSRQTLIGFGLAIIGACWLGLTGETNRNAPDPLLGNFYEFLAMVCAAGYTVSLKHLTNNYPPLFLTAFQAFVGSLFFFPFLLLPDVGFPAHWSTQPLLAITYLGTFITFGAYGCYNYSVSRIPASQAAGFVNLIPVFSVLLGMLILGDTLNTTQWFACGLVFSGVWLSNRRKKTLQPQPESKRSL